In one window of Miscanthus floridulus cultivar M001 chromosome 12, ASM1932011v1, whole genome shotgun sequence DNA:
- the LOC136497886 gene encoding nicotinamidase 2-like, producing the protein MPPPPPATTYTKYETRRRDPDPRAAALLVIDVQGHFASLAAPIMPAIASTVALCRAAGVPVVYTRHVDAAPRRAPPLGEWWPGDRIDAGTPAAELLPGAGRAPGDLVVEKSTYSAFAGTGLEETLRRAGAEEVIVAGVMTNLCCETTARDAFVRGFRVFFSADATATATQELQEATLANMAYGFAYIVDCKRLEAALGKAAK; encoded by the coding sequence ATGCCGCCTCCCCCTCCCGCCACCACGTACACCAAGTACGAGACGCGCCGCCGAGACCCGGACCCCCGCGCGGCCGCGCTCCTCGTGATCGACGTGCAGGGCCACTTCGCGTCGCTGGCGGCCCCGATCATGCCGGCCATCGCGTCCACCGTCGCGCTGTGCCGCGCCGCGGGCGTGCCCGTCGTGTACACCCGCCACGTCGACGCGGCCCCGCGCCGCGCACCCCCGCTCGGCGAGTGGTGGCCCGGCGACCGCATCGACGCCGGCACGCCCGCGGCCGAGCTGCTCCCGGGGGCCGGCAGGGCCCCGGGGGACCTCGTGGTGGAGAAGAGCACGTACAGCGCCTTCGCGGGCACGGGGCTGGAGGAGACGCTGCGGCGGGCGGGCGCCGAGGAGGTGATCGTGGCGGGCGTCATGACCAACCTGTGCTGCGAGACTACCGCGCGGGACGCCTTCGTGAGGGGGTTCCGCGTGTTCTTCTCCGCCgacgccacggccacggccacccaGGAGTTGCAGGAAGCCACGCTCGCCAACATGGCCTACGGGTTCGCCTACATCGTCGACTGCAAGCGGCTCGAGGCGGCGCTGGGGAAGGCGGCCAAGTGA
- the LOC136496676 gene encoding bifunctional nitrilase/nitrile hydratase NIT4-like: MEKGFVEVDMNAGDEPAAFPTVRATVVQASSVFFDTPATIEKAKNLIAEAAEQGAQLVVFPEVFVGGFPRGSDFGVTIGGPPQAKGRRGKDLFCKYYASAIDVPGPEANLLASFAAKYKVYLVMGAVERHGRTLYNTVLFFSPAGELLGKHRKLVPTALERVLWGCGDGSTLSVYDTPIGRVGALVCWESKMPLARAALYGKGLEIYCAPTADDSDLWQASARHVAHEGGCFLLSANQFCRRKDYPPPPEYAFTGFDEEPAPDDVLCRGGSVIVSPSGAVLAGPKYDGEGLLTADLDFSEIVRAKFDFDVVGHSSRPEVLTLVVKDQAQLPVIYNSASQN; encoded by the exons ATGGAGAAGGGGTTCGTGGAGGTGGACATGAACGCCGGAGACGAGCCGGCTGCTTTCCCCACCGTAAGAGCCACCGTCGTGCAGGCCTCCAGCGTCTTCTTCGACACCCCGGCCACGATCG AGAAAGCGAAGAACCTGATAGCAGAGGCTGCCGAGCAGGGCGCGCAGCTGGTGGTGTTCCCGGAAGTCTTCGTCGGCGGTTTCCCCCGTGGCAGCGACTTCGGAGTCACCATCGGCGGCCCCCCGCAGGCAAAAGGGAGGAGGGGGAAGGACCTCTTCTGCAAGTACTACGCCTCCGCCATCGACGTCCCCG GTCCCGAGGCGAACCTCCTGGCCTCGTTCGCCGCCAAGTACAAGGTGTACCTGGTGATGGGCGCGGTGGAGCGGCACGGGCGCACGCTGTACAACACGGTGCTCTTCTTCAGTCCGGCGGGGGAGCTGCTCGGGAAGCACCGGAAGCTGGTGCCCACGGCGCTGGAGCGCGTGCTCTGGGGGTGCGGGGACGGCTCCACGCTCTCGGTCTACGACACCCCGATCGGCCGCGTCGGCGCGCTCGTGTGCTGGGAGAGCAAGATGCCGCTGGCCCGGGCCGCGCTCTACGGCAAGGGCCTGGAGATCTACTGCGCGCCCACCGCCGACGACTCCGACCTCTGGCAGGCGTCCGCGAGGCACGTCGCGCACGAGGGCGGGTGCTTCCTCCTGTCCGCCAACCAGTTCTGCCGCAGGAAGGACTACCCGCCCCCGCCCGAGTACGCCTTCACCGGGTTCGACGAGGAGCCCGCGCCGGACGACGTCCTCTGCCGCGGCGGCAGCGTCATCGTCTCGCCGTCCGGGGCCGTCCTCGCAGGACCAAAGTACGACGGCGAGGGACTCCTCACGGCCGATCTAG ATTTCAGTGAAATCGTTCGGGCCAAGTTCGACTTCGACGTCGTGGGGCACTCCTCGCGCCCTGAGGTGTTGACCTTGGTCGTCAAGGACCAGGCGCAGCTCCCTGTGATTTACAATTCTGCCTCTCAAAATTAA